Part of the Labilibaculum antarcticum genome, CGAAACATTTACTTCGGGCATTTGGATTGTGGCGGAAATTAGTGAACTGCGCTACAATCAGAATGGACATTGCTACCTGGAACTAGTCGAAAAAGATGAAAGCAGCGATCAGATTATTGCGAAAGCAAAAGCAACCATTTGGTCGTATACCTTTCGAATGCTTAAGCCTTACTTCGAAACAACAACAGGTCAGCCTTTTTCATCGGGAATAAAAGTATTGGTAAATGTTAGTGTTGAGTTTCATGAAATTTATGGATTCTCTATAAATATCAAAGACATTGACCCCACCTATACTTTAGGTGATATGGCCAGGCGAAGAAAAGAAATCATATCCCGATTGGATGAAGAAGGTGTGTTGGAAATGAATAAGGAATTGGCATTTCCTGAGGTTCCAAAATGCATCGCCATTATCTCGTCGCCCACGGCAGCAGGATTAGACGACTTCACGAATCAGCTCGAGAACAATCCCTTCGCTTATAAATTCCATTACAAATTATTTCCTGCTATTATGCAGGGAAACAATGCCGAAGAATCGATTATTGCAGCACTCGATAAAATTAACGAGAACGAAGCTATTTTTGATGTTGTTGCAATTATTCGCGGTGGTGGCTCGCAGTCCGATTTAAATTGCTTCGACAGCTATTGGCTGGCTTTTAATATTGCTCAGTTTCCGCTACCGGTAATTTCGGGTATTGGACACGAAAGAGATGAAACAATTGTTGATTTGGTAGCACACACTAAAGTAAAGACACCAACGGCTGCTGCGGAATTCTTAATTGATTGTTTCGACAAGTGCCAAGAATATCAGAATAATTTAAGAGAACAATTTTTAGAAGAGGTGAATGAAATTCTATTATCCTCATCGGAACGACTCGTATTTTTAACGAACAAATTCTCGCCCATGGTGGGTCAAATACTGGAACGGAAATCGAGTCGCTTGAGCTTAGCCAAGCAGAGATTAAAAACTGCAGGCAAAAATTTACTGGCCGATCAGGAACATTATCAGCAAAAGCTAAATTCACAGTTTCAGTATTCAACCAAGAGAAGAATTGAAAACCGAAAGACTCGGCTTGATCAGACTACCATTGACCTGCGAACGAAAATTAAAAGGCGATTAGAGCAACAAAAACACAACATTTCCCTATTTGAGCATTCAGTAAAATACCTCAATCCAGAAAACGTTCTGAAAAAAGGGTATACTTTAAGTTTGAAGGCAGGGAAAATAATAAAAAATATTGATCAGCTATTGCCCCAGGATATTATCGAAACCCGATTTGCAAACGGAAGCGTTGAGAGTCAGGTTCAGAAAATCAATAAAAAAAAGGAAAATCGAAATACTAAATTAAATACCAATGGCTAAAAAGAAAACAAGCTATCGCGATGCAATTACCGAAATAGAGGAAACCATTGCTTCCATTGAAAATGATGAATTGGATGTGGATGAATTATCTGAAAAGGTAAAAAGGGTTTCTGAACTTCTTGTAATTTGCAAAGAGAAGCTTCACAATACGGAAAAAGAAGTTGAGAAAATTTTAAATGAAATGGATGAATAAA contains:
- the xseA gene encoding exodeoxyribonuclease VII large subunit, which codes for MSQKGISLFQLNQQIKNILSETFTSGIWIVAEISELRYNQNGHCYLELVEKDESSDQIIAKAKATIWSYTFRMLKPYFETTTGQPFSSGIKVLVNVSVEFHEIYGFSINIKDIDPTYTLGDMARRRKEIISRLDEEGVLEMNKELAFPEVPKCIAIISSPTAAGLDDFTNQLENNPFAYKFHYKLFPAIMQGNNAEESIIAALDKINENEAIFDVVAIIRGGGSQSDLNCFDSYWLAFNIAQFPLPVISGIGHERDETIVDLVAHTKVKTPTAAAEFLIDCFDKCQEYQNNLREQFLEEVNEILLSSSERLVFLTNKFSPMVGQILERKSSRLSLAKQRLKTAGKNLLADQEHYQQKLNSQFQYSTKRRIENRKTRLDQTTIDLRTKIKRRLEQQKHNISLFEHSVKYLNPENVLKKGYTLSLKAGKIIKNIDQLLPQDIIETRFANGSVESQVQKINKKKENRNTKLNTNG
- the xseB gene encoding exodeoxyribonuclease VII small subunit; this encodes MAKKKTSYRDAITEIEETIASIENDELDVDELSEKVKRVSELLVICKEKLHNTEKEVEKILNEMDE